Proteins encoded in a region of the Salvia miltiorrhiza cultivar Shanhuang (shh) unplaced genomic scaffold, IMPLAD_Smil_shh original_scaffold_180_2, whole genome shotgun sequence genome:
- the LOC131003247 gene encoding probable glycosyltransferase At5g03795, whose product MQLIKSINSFLFPHSTLSPSSHSLVFLNSLPKNQEREREREMLSLKNLWFVAAVFMAAGVVIFMRPKESNFHSFNSNFLQEYLHSAFKNSNTSSMPEHLFLNHGFVKNNITRIEGSERKYSKLAKVEADLAQARAAIRAELAVNESDIVDPDYVPSGPMYWDPKAFHRSYREMEKRLKVFIYEEGEPPVFHFGPCKHTYAIEGIFMANMEVSLFRTLDPDEAHLFFLPISITMITQVIYVPESHDWSHMKSTASDYINVIANKYPYWNRSLGADHFMLACHDWGPEISFAIPNLHEKAIRALCNANTSEKFNPARDVSVPEIHLPTGSTNGLLGGPPPSRRPVLVFYAGGVHGPIRPILLQHWENASDPDVQVHRYLPRNMSYYGMMRRSRYCICPSGYEVASPRMVEGLYLGCVPVLIKENYVVPFSDVLDWEKFAVIVPVKDIPNLKAILAGIPLRDYIRLQRQGIRMRRHFEVNSPPRRYDVFNMILHSIWLRRLNVRLRHDGDVD is encoded by the exons ATGCAATTAATTAAAAGCATTAATTCTTTTCTCTTCCCACACTCCACATTATCACCCTCTTCCCACTCTCTCGTCTTCTTAAACTCACTCCCCAAaaatcaagagagagagagagagagagagatgttgagTTTGAAGAACTTATGGTTTGTGGCAGCAGTTTTCATGGCCGCAGGGGTTGTGATTTTCATGCGCCCAAAGGAGTCAAATTTTCATTCCTTTAACTCTAATTTCTTGCAGGAATACTTGCATTCAGCCTTCAAAAATTCCAACACATCTTCGATGCCGGAGCATTTGTTTCTCAACCATGGATTT GTTAAAAACAATATCACAAGAATCGAAGGATCAGAGAGAAAATACAGCAAATTGGCTAAAGTGGAAGCCGATCTCGCGCAAGCCCGAGCCGCAATCCGGGCCGAATTAGCGGTAAACGAATCAGATATAGTTGACCCGGATTACGTACCAAGCGGGCCAATGTATTGGGATCCCAAGGCTTTCCATAG AAGTTATAGGGAGATGGAGAAGAGACTGAAGGTGTTCATATACGAAGAAGGCGAACCGCCCGTATTCCATTTCGGGCCGTGCAAGCACACATACGCCATTGAAGGAATCTTCATGGCTAACATGGAAGTGAGCCTGTTTCGAACATTGGATCCCGACGAAGCTCACTTGTTCTTCCTCCCAATTAGTATCACTATGATCACTCAGGTTATCTATGTGCCCGAATCCCATGATTGGAGCCACATGAAGAGCACCGCTTCAGATTACATCAATGTTATTGCTAACAAGTATCCTTACTGGAATCGAAGCCTCGGAGCCGATCATTTCATGCTCGCTTGCCATGATTGG GGGCCGGAGATTTCATTTGCGATCCCAAACCTCCACGAGAAGGCGATCCGGGCCTTGTGCAACGCCAACACCTCGGAGAAATTCAACCCGGCCCGCGACGTGTCGGTCCCAGAGATCCACCTCCCCACGGGGAGCACGAACGGGCTCCTGGGCGGGCCGCCCCCGTCGCGGCGGCCCGTCCTGGTGTTCTACGCGGGCGGGGTCCACGGCCCGATCCGCCCGATCCTTCTCCAGCACTGGGAGAACGCCTCGGACCCGGACGTCCAGGTCCACCGCTACCTACCGCGCAACATGTCGTACTACGGCATGATGCGGCGGAGCCGCTACTGCATCTGCCCGAGCGGCTACGAGGTGGCCAGCCCGCGGATGGTGGAGGGCCTCTATCTCGGCTGCGTGCCCGTCCTCATCAAGGAAAACTACGTCGTTCCGTTCAGCGACGTGCTCGACTGGGAGAAGTTCGCCGTGATCGTGCCGGTGAAGGACATCCCCAACTTGAAGGCGATCCTGGCGGGGATCCCGCTCCGGGACTACATCAGGCTGCAGCGCCAAGGGATCAGGATGCGCCGCCACTTTGAGGTCAACTCGCCGCCGCGGAGATACGACGTCTTCAATATGATCCTCCACTCGATATGGCTGAGGAGGCTCAACGTCCGCCTCCGTCATGACGGAGATGTTGACTGA
- the LOC131003246 gene encoding late embryogenesis abundant protein At3g53040 — translation MESKQAAREERAEVAARTAADELSEVNRERKERESDAVAVERPEYYRRTEVRQEERSPGVIGSIIRTVGQAKDAVMGKSHEAADRTRETAEETGARAREAGEYTAERTKGAADTAARKAVETKDATAEKLGEYKDYTADKTKETADSAAEKAKQAKDATAGKIGEYTGYAADKAKGAKDVTVEKAAEYRDYTAEKANQAKNATAEKAKNAKDATVEKAAQYRDYAADKANQAKDATVETAKNAKDAAADKASQAKDAAAEKASRAKDATAETAKNAKDATVEKAYQAKDAAAETAKNAKDTTVEYKDYSAEKAKEGKDTAVGKITELKDSVVGYFTGKKDETTQAAAEAGEAAKQKAEETKEAAKGKYEESKEEATRKMEDMKIGDERERDTDAASRRATSAERSGGGGGVLGALGSMKDAIKDKLTPHPTDKDTAVPSYGGEGEAKAGRRLGVDEEGTPVVVRVDVESTPGGATASRLREADQIAGQTFNDVGPLEEQGTTTRVRLDRPGKM, via the exons ATGGAGTCGAAGCAAGCAGCGCGGGAAGAGAGAGCTGAGGTGGCGGCGAGAACCGCTGCCGACGAGCTCAGCGAAGTTAACAGGGAGAGGAAGGAGCGGGAGAGTGATGCCGTGGCGGTGGAGCGGCCGGAATATTACCGGAGAACGGAAGTCCGGCAAGAAGAGAGGTCTCCCGGCGTGATCGGCAGCATTATCAGGACGGTGGGCCAAGCTAAGGATGCTGTGATGGGGAAGTCCCACGAAGCTGCTGATAGAACGCGGGAGACGGCGGAGGAGACGGGAGCCAGAGCCAGGGAGGCGGGAGAGTACACGGCGGAGAGGACGAAGGGGGCGGCCGACACCGCTGCCCGGAAGGCCGTAGAGACTAAGGATGCGACGGCGGAGAAGCTGGGCGAGTATAAGGATTATACGGCGGATAAGACTAAGGAGACCGCGGACTCCGCGGCGGAGAAGGCGAAGCAGGCGAAAGATGCCACGGCGGGGAAGATCGGGGAGTATACAGGCTACGCGGCGGATAAGGCCAAGGGTGCCAAGGACGTGACGGTTGAGAAGGCGGCGGAGTACAGAGACTACACAGCTGAGAAAGCGAACCAGGCAAAGAATGCAACGGCGGAGAAGGCTAAGAATGCCAAGGACGCGACGGTCGAGAAGGCGGCGCAGTACAGAGACTATGCGGCGGACAAGGCGAACCAGGCGAAGGATGCGACGGTGGAAACCGCGAAGAACGCTAAGGATGCGGCCGCGGATAAGGCTAGTCAAGCTAAGGATGCGGCGGCAGAAAAAGCGAGCCGAGCGAAGGATGCAACGGCGGAGACAGCTAAGAATGCGAAGGATGCGACGGTCGAGAAGGCCTACCAAGCGAAGGATGCAGCGGCGGAGACGGCTAAGAATGCAAAGGATACAACGGTGGAGTACAAGGATTATAGCGCTGAGAAGGCTAAAGAAGGGAAGGATACTGCGGTGGGGAAGATCACCGAATTGAAGGATTCGGTTGTGGGTTACTTCACGGGGAAGAAAGACGAGACGACGCAGGCGGCAGCGGAAGCCGGCGAGGCTGCAAAACAGAAGGCTGAAGAGACTAAGGAGGCAGCTAAG GGGAAATATGAGGAGAGCAAGGAAGAAGCAACGAGGAAAATGGAGGATATGAAAATCGGAGACGAGCGCGAGCGTGACACGGACGCAGCGTCGCGGCGTGCCACATCAGCTGAGAG GAGCGGTGGCGGTGGAGGAGTTCTCGGAGCTTTAGGAAGCATGAAGGACGCCATCAAGGATAAGCTAACGCCGCATCCAACGGACAAGGATACGGCCGTCCCCTCGTACGGAGGCGAGGGCGAGGCGAAGGCGGGGCGGCGGCTTGGTGTGGATGAGGAGGGGACGCCGGTGGTGGTGAGGGTGGATGTGGAGAGCACGCCGGGCGGCGCCACCGCCTCCCGCCTGAGGGAGGCTGACCAGATAGCGGGTCAGACGTTCAACGATGTGGGACCGTTGGAAGAGCAGGGCACCACGACTCGAGTACGCCTGGATCGCCCGGGAAAAATGTGA